One Romboutsia sp. 13368 genomic window carries:
- a CDS encoding DUF1638 domain-containing protein, with product MKIFILSCGVFEPELNKVLDEIREEKIFNEDINVKYLPFGLHANLNKLKSEIVSNLDEVKDSKVILLYGSKCHYKFHEFLKDYKNVITFDDANCMELIIKDNKIKNSIIDDNNVYITPGWVLKFDELNKFIDAVDMYDIRQQYGQYENVIIGDTKVFDITEEMIFDLFEKIQVPIDIESIDINNFKNKIIDALNKCI from the coding sequence ATGAAAATTTTTATATTATCATGTGGTGTATTTGAACCGGAATTAAATAAGGTATTGGATGAAATTAGAGAAGAAAAAATATTTAATGAAGACATTAATGTAAAATATTTACCTTTTGGTCTACATGCAAACTTAAATAAGCTAAAGTCAGAAATAGTTAGCAATTTAGATGAAGTTAAAGATAGTAAAGTTATTCTTTTATACGGCAGTAAATGTCATTATAAATTTCATGAGTTTTTAAAAGATTATAAAAATGTAATCACCTTTGATGATGCAAATTGTATGGAGTTAATAATTAAGGATAATAAGATTAAAAATAGTATTATAGATGATAATAACGTATACATAACACCCGGGTGGGTACTTAAATTTGATGAATTAAACAAATTTATTGATGCTGTAGATATGTATGATATTAGACAGCAATATGGTCAGTATGAAAATGTTATAATTGGAGATACAAAAGTATTTGATATTACCGAGGAAATGATTTTTGATTTATTTGAAAAAATCCAAGTGCCTATCGATATTGAAAGTATAGATATTAATAATTTTAAAAATAAAATTATAGATGCTCTAAATAAATGTATATAA
- a CDS encoding MATE family efflux transporter encodes MAYNMAAGILRALGDSKTPLYFLIISSXLNIILDLXFIINFNMGVGGAAYATVISQGLSAILCLIYSYKKFSVLRLRKKDFKVEKSYYKTHLKISIPMALQFSVTAIGIIIVQAAVNVFGSNVIASYTASSKVLQLVMQPLISFGVTIATYAGQNLGAKNYDRIIYGMKIMDRVSIVTSLIAGAVLVLFGKYFVMLFMESPTAEMIGYTQEVLNYAAAFMIFLGFIFIYRNVLQGMGESFMPMMI; translated from the coding sequence ATGGCTTATAATATGGCTGCTGGTATACTAAGAGCATTAGGAGATAGTAAAACTCCTCTATATTTTTTAATAATATCATCARTACTTAATATAATATTAGACTTASTGTTTATTATTAATTTTAACATGGGCGTTGGTGGAGCAGCATATGCTACTGTTATATCTCAAGGCTTATCAGCAATACTTTGTTTAATATATAGTTATAAAAAGTTTAGTGTTTTAAGATTAAGAAAAAAAGACTTTAAGGTAGAAAAAAGTTATTATAAAACACATTTAAAGATTTCTATACCTATGGCATTACAGTTTTCAGTAACTGCAATTGGAATAATTATAGTTCAAGCAGCAGTAAATGTATTTGGATCAAATGTTATAGCATCATATACTGCATCATCTAAAGTTCTTCAGTTAGTTATGCAACCATTAATATCATTTGGGGTAACTATTGCAACATATGCAGGTCAAAACTTAGGTGCTAAAAACTATGATCGTATAATATATGGTATGAAAATTATGGATAGAGTATCTATTGTTACAAGTTTAATTGCAGGTGCTGTATTAGTTTTATTTGGGAAGTACTTTGTAATGTTATTTATGGAAAGTCCAACTGCGGAAATGATTGGATATACTCAAGAAGTTCTAAATTATGCAGCAGCATTTATGATTTTCCTAGGATTTATATTTATATATAGAAATGTTTTACAAGGTATGGGAGAGTCTTTTATGCCAATGATGATAG
- a CDS encoding MATE family efflux transporter, producing MTNDMTKGSPLKIFILFSIPLLIGNVFQQLYSMVDTIIVGRFVGVDALAAVGSTGSMLYLINGTVMGLTSGFSVLISQKFGAKDEDGIRKSIASNITLSIISTIIITIIALLVKNPLLSMMNTPDNI from the coding sequence ATGACAAATGATATGACAAAGGGAAGCCCTTTAAAGATTTTTATATTATTTTCAATACCTTTATTAATAGGAAATGTATTTCAACAGTTATATAGTATGGTTGATACAATAATTGTTGGTAGATTTGTAGGTGTTGATGCATTAGCGGCAGTTGGGTCTACAGGGTCTATGCTATATTTAATAAATGGTACGGTAATGGGGCTTACAAGTGGATTTTCAGTATTAATATCTCAAAAATTTGGAGCTAAAGATGAAGACGGAATTAGAAAGTCAATAGCTAGTAATATTACGTTATCAATTATTTCTACTATWATAATTACAATTATAGCATTATTAGTAAAAAATCCATTGCTTTCTATGATGAATACTCCAGATAATATT
- a CDS encoding MATE family efflux transporter — protein sequence MSSIMQIILLLANGVTQGAQSIISYNFGAKNIDRVKKTFKYTVMATLSYTTFMCLILMIAPQVVVKIFXXTSTAELDNMMMIPTVNIASYVIAGIITMIFAILVMIIMHNKLKNINMIEALKSVE from the coding sequence ATGAGCAGTATAATGCAAATAATATTACTTCTAGCTAATGGAGTAACYCAAGGTGCTCAATCTATAATAAGTTATAACTTTGGGGCTAAAAATATAGATAGAGTAAAGAAAACATTTAAATATACAGTTATGGCTACTTTATCATATACAACTTTTATGTGCTTAATTCTTATGATAGCACCCCAAGTGGTAGTAAAAATATTTAANNNNACAAGCACTGCTGAACTAGATAACATGATGATGATACCAACGGTTAATATAGCTAGTTATGTAATAGCTGGTATTATCACAATGATATTTGCTATACTTGTTATGATAATAATGCATAATAAATTAAAAAATATAAATATGATTGAGGCACTTAAATCTGTAGAATAA
- a CDS encoding 5'-nucleotidase C-terminal domain-containing protein, producing MRDISNLYTFDNNXFAVIKLNGADVKEYLEFCANMFNTIDPNSTEEQDLXXXDFPTFNFDTIDGLEYEIDVTQAPKYNKQGEIINPDSSRISNLTYNGEPIDLNQEFLIATNNYRAGGNSFPWQGRQEIVYTTTEASRDV from the coding sequence ATAAGAGATATATCAAATTTATATACATTTGATAACAATAYTTTTGCAGTTATAAAATTAAATGGTGCAGATGTAAAAGAATATTTAGAGTTCTGTGCTAATATGTTTAATACAATAGACCCTAACTCAACTGAAGAACAAGATTTAATNNNNNNAGATTTCCCAACATTCAATTTTGATACAATTGATGGATTAGAGTATGAAATAGATGTAACTCAAGCACCTAAGTATAATAAACAAGGAGAAATAATAAATCCTGATTCTTCAAGAATATCTAACTTAACTTATAATGGAGAACCTATAGATTTAAATCAAGAATTCTTAATAGCTACTAATAACTATAGAGCTGGTGGAAATAGTTTCCCATGGCAAGGTAGACAAGAAATAGTTTATACTACTACAGAGGCAAGTCGAGATGTAT
- a CDS encoding TatD family hydrolase: PEPHRGKRNDPSLVAFVADKIAQEKGISYEKVCEATKENAKRLFNIK, translated from the coding sequence TCCAGAGCCACATAGAGGTAAAAGAAATGACCCATCATTAGTAGCATTCGTTGCAGATAAGATAGCTCAAGAAAAGGGAATATCTTATGAAAAAGTCTGTGAAGCTACTAAGGAAAATGCAAAGAGATTATTTAATATAAAATAA
- a CDS encoding BadF/BadG/BcrA/BcrD ATPase family protein: protein MIRYXCXVFAESEVISLIAQNKEKSDIIHGIHNSISSKAYSLLKRVGLENEFMMTGGVAKNVGVVKAVEDKIGAKLYICEEPEIVGATGAALYALEKLI from the coding sequence ATTATTAGATATNNNTGTTNAGTTTTTGCTGAGTCTGAAGTTATATCTTTAATTGCTCAAAACAAAGAAAAAAGTGATATTATTCACGGTATTCATAATTCTATATCTTCTAAGGCATACTCTTTACTTAAAAGAGTTGGGTTAGAAAATGAATTTATGATGACTGGTGGAGTTGCAAAAAATGTAGGAGTTGTAAAAGCTGTTGAAGATAAAATAGGTGCTAAATTATATATTTGTGAAGAACCTGAAATAGTAGGTGCTACTGGGGCTGCTTTATATGCTTTAGAAAAATTAATATAA
- a CDS encoding ABC-F family ATP-binding cassette domain-containing protein has product MIKVDNLSYSFPQKDLYTNVSFTIEEGQHCAFIGASGSGKSTLIDIIMDPEKYLFDGKLEMDPNLKIGYVSQFSQCDKSEETTVFEYIAQDFIKLQNEIDDICAQMETSSDIESLLEKYQDALDAFDALDGNDYESNITKKLHVANLGKLKDKMICELSGGEFKLIQVIKEMLNKPDLMIMDEPDVFLDFENLNALKNLINSHKKTILVITHNRYLLNHCFNKILHLENTELQEFDGRFVDYKFSLLQTKIETQEIAIAEEEEIARNEALINILREKATYNAEASRGRALKARVKIQERLKERRIKAPFVYIKEPYINLDTDNEIEETIALKVNNLNVGFDELLLKDINFEINSNDKVAIIGTNGVGKTTLMKEIFKNNNECIELNENIEMSYLSQMQGKILKESNTILEEFYEAGFENYGEVRRYISRYGFNEDILKQTINSLSGGERNILQLAKVSSSKANMLLLDEPTSHLDTYSQMALEKAIQNYKGAILMISHDYDFIVNSMDYVLMIEDKTIRKVNMRKFRKMIYANYFDKDYLEIEQKKKLVETKIERALMDTNFELAKTLSEDLEELIKLL; this is encoded by the coding sequence ATGATAAAAGTTGACAACTTGTCTTATTCATTCCCACAAAAAGATCTTTATACAAATGTTTCATTTACAATAGAAGAAGGTCAACACTGTGCTTTTATAGGAGCAAGTGGTAGTGGAAAAAGTACATTAATAGATATAATAATGGATCCAGAAAAGTACTTATTTGATGGTAAATTAGAAATGGATCCAAATTTAAAAATTGGATATGTAAGCCAGTTTTCACAATGTGATAAAAGTGAAGAAACAACAGTTTTTGAATATATAGCACAAGATTTTATAAAGCTACAAAATGAAATAGATGATATATGTGCACAAATGGAAACATCTTCAGATATCGAAAGTTTACTAGAAAAGTACCAAGATGCACTAGATGCATTTGATGCACTAGATGGTAATGATTATGAAAGTAATATAACTAAAAAGCTCCATGTTGCAAATTTAGGTAAGCTTAAAGATAAAATGATATGTGAACTTAGTGGAGGGGAATTTAAGCTTATTCAAGTTATTAAGGAAATGCTTAATAAACCAGATTTAATGATAATGGATGAGCCAGATGTATTTTTAGATTTTGAAAATCTTAATGCTCTTAAAAACTTAATTAATTCTCATAAGAAAACAATATTAGTTATAACACATAATAGATATCTACTTAACCATTGCTTTAACAAGATACTTCATCTTGAAAATACAGAACTTCAGGAGTTTGATGGAAGATTTGTTGATTATAAATTCTCATTACTTCAAACTAAAATTGAAACGCAAGAAATAGCTATTGCTGAAGAAGAAGAAATTGCAAGAAATGAAGCTTTAATTAATATATTAAGAGAAAAAGCAACTTATAATGCAGAGGCTTCTAGGGGAAGAGCTTTAAAAGCTAGAGTTAAAATCCAAGAAAGACTAAAAGAGCGTAGAATAAAGGCTCCATTTGTTTATATTAAAGAACCTTATATAAACTTAGATACTGATAATGAGATTGAAGAAACTATAGCTTTAAAAGTTAATAATCTTAATGTAGGTTTTGATGAATTACTTTTAAAAGATATTAACTTTGAAATTAACTCTAATGATAAAGTAGCAATAATAGGTACTAATGGTGTTGGTAAAACTACTTTAATGAAAGAAATATTTAAAAATAATAACGAGTGCATTGAATTAAATGAAAATATAGAAATGTCTTATTTATCTCAAATGCAAGGTAAAATATTAAAAGAATCTAATACAATACTTGAAGAGTTCTATGAAGCAGGATTTGAAAACTATGGTGAGGTTAGAAGATATATTTCACGTTATGGATTTAATGAAGACATTTTAAAACAAACAATAAACTCTTTATCTGGTGGAGAGAGAAATATTCTTCAATTAGCTAAGGTTTCATCTAGTAAAGCTAATATGTTACTTCTTGATGAACCAACAAGTCACTTAGATACTTATTCTCAAATGGCACTTGAAAAAGCTATACAAAATTACAAAGGTGCTATTTTAATGATTTCACATGACTATGACTTTATAGTTAATTCTATGGATTATGTTTTAATGATAGAAGATAAGACTATTAGAAAAGTTAACATGAGAAAGTTTAGAAAGATGATTTATGCTAATTACTTTGATAAGGATTACTTAGAAATTGAACAAAAGAAAAAATTAGTTGAAACTAAGATAGAAAGAGCTTTAATGGATACTAATTTTGAACTTGCAAAAACTTTATCTGAAGACTTAGAAGAACTTATTAAGTTACTTTAA
- a CDS encoding Rpn family recombination-promoting nuclease/putative transposase, which translates to NEYNMVKRSLYYWSKMYEEQLNEGDDYSKLERTICINILNFKYLDNNRFHNGYRLKEIETNEELTNIQEIHFIEIPKLSDDSNEKDMLVAWMEFLKNPESEKVRSLELTISEIREAKDELIRISNDKEQRLLYEMRAKTLKDKNSALNEAERKGIEKGIEKGIEKVAKNLLDMGIPVSEIILATGLSENDILNINNNI; encoded by the coding sequence AAAATGAATACAATATGGTAAAAAGAAGTCTATATTATTGGAGTAAAATGTACGAAGAGCAATTAAATGAAGGTGATGATTATTCAAAATTAGAAAGAACTATTTGTATTAACATATTAAACTTTAAATATTTAGATAACAATAGATTCCACAATGGATATAGATTAAAAGAAATTGAAACTAATGAAGAACTAACTAACATACAAGAAATCCATTTTATAGAAATACCTAAATTATCAGATGATAGTAATGAAAAAGACATGCTTGTTGCTTGGATGGAGTTTTTAAAAAATCCTGAAAGTGAAAAAGTTAGAAGTCTTGAATTAACTATTTCAGAAATAAGAGAAGCAAAAGATGAACTTATTAGAATTAGCAATGATAAAGAGCAACGTTTACTTTATGAAATGAGAGCAAAGACTTTAAAAGATAAAAATAGTGCATTAAATGAAGCTGAAAGAAAAGGGATTGAAAAAGGTATAGAGAAAGGAATTGAAAAAGTAGCTAAAAACCTTTTAGATATGGGTATACCTGTAAGTGAAATTATACTTGCTACTGGTCTTTCTGAAAATGACATATTAAATATAAATAATAATATATAA
- a CDS encoding Rpn family recombination-promoting nuclease/putative transposase, whose protein sequence is MNRGLLDPKIDFVFKKIFGSEKHPRVLISFLNAILKPINPISNVEIRNSDLEKEFLDDKFSRLDIKARTNKNEIINIEIQLKNEYNMVKRSL, encoded by the coding sequence ATGAATAGAGGACTACTTGACCCTAAAATAGATTTTGTATTTAAAAAAATATTTGGCTCAGAAAAACACCCTAGAGTATTAATATCTTTTTTAAATGCTATACTAAAACCTATAAATCCAATAAGCAATGTAGAAATTAGAAATTCAGACTTAGAAAAAGAATTTTTAGATGATAAATTTTCAAGACTTGATATAAAGGCTAGAACTAATAAAAATGAAATTATTAATATTGAGATACAATTAAAAAATGAATACAATATGGTAAAAAGAAGTCTA
- the nagB gene encoding glucosamine-6-phosphate deaminase: MRIIVCQNYEEVSKKAAQMILSQVTLKPNSVLGLATGSTPIGMYENLVELNKKGDIDFSEVRTFNLDEYYKLPKNNDQSYHYFMHKNLFNHINIKPSNIHIPNGMTDDVNAECERYDSLIKEAGGVDIQVLGIGNNAHIGFNEPTVNFEKGTHLVELEDSTIEANSRFFDNIEDVPKKAITMGVGSIFKSKKIMLIATGENKAEAIYNTVYGKVVPEVPASILQFHNDIVLILDKDAAKLLKEEDYKIL, encoded by the coding sequence ATGAGAATAATAGTTTGTCAAAATTATGAAGAAGTAAGTAAAAAAGCTGCACAAATGATATTAAGTCAAGTAACACTAAAGCCAAACTCAGTTTTAGGTCTTGCAACAGGTTCTACACCAATAGGTATGTATGAAAACTTAGTAGAACTTAATAAAAAAGGAGATATTGATTTTTCAGAAGTAAGAACATTTAATTTAGATGAGTATTACAAACTACCTAAAAACAACGATCAAAGTTATCATTATTTTATGCACAAAAACTTATTTAACCATATAAATATAAAACCATCAAATATACACATACCAAATGGTATGACAGATGATGTTAATGCTGAATGTGAAAGATATGATTCACTTATTAAAGAAGCTGGTGGAGTAGATATACAAGTATTAGGAATAGGAAATAATGCACATATAGGATTCAATGAGCCAACAGTAAACTTTGAAAAAGGAACACACTTAGTTGAGTTAGAAGATTCTACAATAGAAGCAAATTCAAGATTCTTTGATAATATAGAAGATGTTCCTAAAAAAGCAATAACAATGGGAGTAGGGTCTATATTTAAAAGTAAAAAGATAATGTTAATTGCAACTGGAGAAAATAAAGCAGAGGCTATTTATAATACTGTATATGGAAAAGTAGTACCTGAAGTACCAGCATCTATACTACAGTTCCACAATGATATAGTTTTAATATTAGATAAAGATGCTGCTAAACTTCTTAAAGAAGAAGATTATAAAATATTATAA
- the nagA gene encoding N-acetylglucosamine-6-phosphate deacetylase: MVKXJILKDGVLENKVIVFDKHIIDICDETPNNCEVIDAKGNYVSPGLIDIHIHGCKGFDTMDEDECAVEVISRGVAENGVTSFLPTTMTMSPERIYKAFDNIKKAKNKNIEGANILGAHMEGPFINEKYKGAQNPKYIYKPSFDFIKDYTDIIKIISYSPETDTNFEFTKKIKQETDIVLSICHSDATYNIGKEAKNLGVTNITHLFNGMTPLNHREPGVVGLGLTSDMYCELIADKIHINPELFQFVIDSKGKDKLVLITDSMRAGCMPDGEYDLGGQTVYVKNNSARIASGSLAGSVLTLNKAVYNFKKSTNLNIYEAVNLASLNPAKSIKVDDKKGSLEIGKDADIAIFNEDMDCLATIVEGQIVYNKIN, from the coding sequence ATGGTAAAAWAAWTAATTTTAAAAGATGGTGTTTTAGAAAATAAAGTAATAGTATTTGATAAACATATAATAGATATATGTGATGAAACACCAAATAATTGTGAAGTTATAGATGCGAAAGGCAATTATGTATCTCCAGGACTTATAGACATACATATCCATGGATGCAAGGGATTTGACACTATGGATGAAGATGAATGTGCAGTTGAGGTTATAAGCAGGGGAGTAGCAGAAAATGGAGTTACATCTTTCTTACCAACTACAATGACTATGTCACCAGAAAGGATTTATAAGGCTTTTGATAATATAAAAAAGGCTAAAAATAAAAATATAGAAGGTGCAAATATACTAGGAGCACATATGGAAGGTCCTTTTATAAATGAAAAATACAAAGGAGCACAAAATCCTAAATATATATATAAGCCAAGCTTTGACTTTATAAAAGATTACACTGATATTATAAAAATAATATCATATTCACCTGAAACTGATACTAATTTTGAATTTACAAAAAAGATAAAACAAGAAACAGATATAGTTTTATCAATATGTCATAGTGATGCCACTTATAATATAGGAAAAGAAGCTAAAAACTTAGGTGTAACTAATATAACGCACTTATTTAATGGTATGACTCCATTAAATCATAGAGAACCAGGGGTTGTTGGATTAGGTTTAACTAGTGATATGTACTGTGAGTTAATAGCAGATAAAATACATATAAATCCGGAGTTATTCCAATTTGTAATTGATAGTAAAGGAAAAGATAAATTAGTATTAATAACTGATTCTATGAGAGCTGGATGTATGCCTGATGGTGAGTATGATCTAGGTGGTCAAACAGTATATGTTAAAAATAACTCGGCAAGAATAGCCAGTGGAAGTTTAGCAGGAAGTGTATTAACTTTAAATAAAGCAGTATATAACTTTAAGAAAAGTACAAATTTAAACATATATGAAGCAGTAAATTTAGCATCCTTAAATCCTGCAAAATCAATAAAAGTAGATGATAAAAAGGGAAGTTTAGAAATAGGTAAGGATGCAGATATAGCTATTTTTAATGAAGATATGGATTGTTTAGCTACAATAGTAGAAGGCCAGATAGTATACAATAAGATAAATTAA
- a CDS encoding GntR family transcriptional regulator — protein MEIVDKNLDIPLHIQLYKIIKGMIESGELSEGANLMPERELCKLQNISRMTVNKAIINLVNEGLLERKQGRGTFVAYKKQKYRFQKLKGFTEVMSDKGFSIRNKILEFEVSTQDKHIREKLEIKNKDELIYKIKRLRIIDNDPFALETVYIPAKMCKGLEQKLKENESLYRIFREEYNYKIDKAIQTIEPISLNEDSLDILDKDINSLALKFDRKVYIKEGNVLEYTISIFTSDKYQYQIMMTE, from the coding sequence ATGGAAATAGTAGATAAAAATTTAGATATACCACTTCATATTCAGCTTTATAAAATAATTAAAGGTATGATTGAAAGTGGTGAACTTTCAGAAGGGGCAAATTTAATGCCAGAAAGAGAACTTTGTAAACTTCAAAATATAAGTAGAATGACAGTAAACAAGGCAATTATAAATTTAGTAAATGAAGGGCTATTAGAGAGAAAACAAGGAAGAGGAACTTTTGTAGCATATAAAAAACAAAAGTATAGATTTCAAAAGTTAAAAGGTTTTACTGAGGTTATGAGTGATAAAGGTTTTAGTATAAGAAATAAAATACTAGAATTTGAAGTAAGTACTCAAGATAAACATATAAGAGAAAAATTAGAAATAAAAAATAAAGATGAACTTATTTATAAAATAAAAAGACTTAGAATAATAGATAATGATCCTTTTGCATTAGAAACTGTATATATACCAGCTAAAATGTGTAAAGGTTTAGAACAAAAACTTAAAGAAAATGAATCACTATATAGGATATTTAGAGAAGAATATAACTATAAAATAGATAAAGCTATACAAACAATAGAACCAATATCTTTAAATGAAGACAGTTTAGATATATTAGATAAAGATATAAATTCACTGGCTTTAAAATTTGATAGAAAAGTATATATTAAAGAAGGAAATGTACTAGAATATACAATATCAATTTTTACAAGTGATAAATATCAATATCAAATTATGATGACTGAATAG
- a CDS encoding MATE family efflux transporter → MYTTIAIGILLFAIVFIFTKEVILVFVKADDTIINMGITAIRMYLSAFCLMNINILMCNYFQSVGKEKLSVTISIIRGFLLNIILVLAMPFIFXGXSLWIVVPIXXXHEEG, encoded by the coding sequence ATGTATACAACCATAGCAATTGGTATTCTTTTATTTGCTATAGTTTTTATATTTACTAAGGAAGTAATATTAGTTTTTGTAAAAGCAGATGATACTATTATAAATATGGGAATCACAGCTATAAGAATGTATTTAAGTGCATTTTGCCTTATGAATATAAATATTTTAATGTGTAATTATTTCCAATCAGTAGGAAAAGAAAAGTTATCTGTAACGATATCAATTATAAGAGGATTTTTACTAAACATAATACTTGTATTAGCAATGCCTTTTATATTTGRTGGARAAAGTTTATGGATAGTTGTTCCTATAANNNNNNATCACGAAGAAGGCTAA